A region from the bacterium genome encodes:
- a CDS encoding ABC transporter permease, with protein MNISKFIIKRLYQIIITLFIIMTLLFILFRVMPGDPASMILDPKIPAEAKILIREQFGLDKPLFVQYGYYLKNILSLNFGHSFYYPEPVFDIVMEKLPNTILLFTTATILAYLIGLPLGKYLAWKRGSRMEIGITVFGLFFYTIFIPWFGLIIIWIFAYKLSWFPLAGMLTPEIWSDKSIGILPKILDVLYHLALPLFVLTLLFFAGSMLLMRNSMLETLREDYITTARAKGLDEKTIRDKHAARNAMLPVVTALALSLAFSMNGGVLTEKVFSWPGLGKLLIEAVLSHDYPLAQAAFFLLSVIVLVSNLIADILYAYLDPRIRY; from the coding sequence ATGAATATAAGCAAATTTATCATAAAAAGGCTTTATCAGATAATAATCACCCTGTTTATTATAATGACTTTATTGTTTATCCTCTTTCGGGTAATGCCAGGTGACCCGGCGTCAATGATTTTAGACCCAAAGATACCCGCTGAGGCAAAGATACTTATCCGTGAACAATTTGGTTTAGATAAACCATTATTCGTTCAATATGGATATTATCTTAAGAATATCTTAAGTTTAAATTTTGGCCACTCATTTTATTATCCTGAACCAGTTTTTGATATTGTGATGGAAAAATTACCTAACACTATCCTTTTATTTACTACTGCCACAATTTTAGCTTACTTAATTGGGCTTCCACTGGGAAAGTATCTTGCGTGGAAAAGAGGTAGTCGCATGGAAATAGGAATCACTGTCTTTGGATTATTTTTCTATACCATATTTATTCCCTGGTTTGGATTGATAATAATATGGATATTTGCCTATAAACTTAGTTGGTTTCCATTAGCCGGAATGCTAACCCCAGAAATCTGGTCAGATAAAAGTATTGGAATCTTACCGAAAATATTGGATGTTTTATACCATTTAGCCCTACCTCTCTTTGTTCTGACACTGCTTTTCTTTGCTGGCTCTATGTTACTTATGCGAAATAGTATGTTAGAAACATTGCGGGAGGATTATATTACTACTGCCAGGGCAAAAGGACTTGATGAGAAAACAATCCGTGATAAACATGCCGCTCGAAATGCGATGTTGCCTGTTGTCACCGCCCTGGCATTAAGTCTTGCCTTTTCGATGAATGGTGGGGTGCTGACCGAAAAGGTGTTTTCATGGCCTGGTTTAGGGAAACTTTTGATTGAAGCTGTGCTCTCTCACGATTATCCATTAGCCCAGGCGGCTTTTTTCTTACTCTCTGTTATCGTTCTTGTGTCCAATTTAATCGCAGATATTCTCTATGCCTATTT
- a CDS encoding GxxExxY protein has translation MAISLNGYKYLNKKEQEGIKKLTTQLTTNMVTIHHEGHGEHEVKFDELSNRVIGCAIAVHRTLGPGLLESTYEQCVSREMDLLGISFKLQSPLSVEYKGIKRFVL, from the coding sequence GTGGCTATATCCCTGAACGGTTACAAATATCTTAATAAAAAAGAACAGGAGGGTATAAAAAAATTAACCACTCAATTAACTACAAATATGGTAACTATTCACCACGAAGGGCACGGAGAGCACGAAGTGAAATTTGATGAATTATCGAATAGAGTCATTGGATGCGCTATAGCGGTGCATCGAACTCTTGGGCCAGGTTTGCTTGAATCCACTTACGAACAATGCGTGTCCAGAGAGATGGATCTTTTAGGGATATCATTCAAACTACAGTCTCCTTTGTCTGTTGAGTATAAAGGCATAAAGAGATTTGTTCTGTAA
- a CDS encoding glutamine--tRNA ligase/YqeY domain fusion protein — protein MTTNKSDFIREIIEKDLEINKYGGKVVTRFPPEPNGYLHIGHAKAICLNFGLAAQYGGRCHLRFDDTNPVKEEQKFIDAIKKDIQWLGFKWGKDEYYASDYFEKLYEYAVLLIKKGKAYVCDLSPEEIREYRGTLTKPGKNSPYRNRCVEENLELFQRMRCGEFKDGHCTLRAKIDMSSGNLNMRDPVMYRILHVQHPRTSQKWCIYPTYDFAHGQSDSIEGITHSICTLEFEDHRPLYDWFLDELNIHHSQQIEFARLNLSYTVMSKRKLLELVEGKYVTGWDDPRMPTIAGLRRRGYTKEAILNFCERIGVAKGNSMVDISLLEHCIREDLNKCAPRVMAVLQPLRVVITNYPQDKVEELDAENNPEDASMGSRKIPFSQVLYIEEDDFRENPPKEFFRLSPGREVRLKHAYYIKCVDVIKDVSGKIVELHAVYDPETHGGWSQDKRKVMGTLHWVSAAHSIDAEVRLYDRLFLKSNPDETEDVDFKTNLNPNSLQILTGCKVEPTLFDAPPENHYQFLRQGYFCVDADSSNEKMIFNRTVSLRDSWAKIEKKL, from the coding sequence ATGACCACAAATAAATCTGATTTTATTCGAGAGATTATTGAAAAAGATTTGGAGATAAATAAATATGGTGGTAAAGTTGTAACTCGATTTCCACCAGAACCAAACGGTTATCTTCATATTGGACATGCCAAGGCTATTTGTCTTAATTTTGGGCTGGCGGCTCAATATGGAGGTAGGTGTCACCTGCGGTTTGATGACACTAATCCGGTTAAAGAAGAACAGAAATTCATCGATGCCATCAAAAAGGATATTCAATGGCTTGGTTTCAAATGGGGTAAGGATGAGTATTACGCCTCTGATTACTTTGAGAAATTATATGAATATGCGGTGCTGTTAATTAAAAAAGGTAAGGCGTATGTCTGTGATTTAAGTCCTGAGGAAATCAGGGAATATCGAGGCACATTAACTAAACCAGGAAAGAATAGCCCTTATCGTAACCGTTGTGTTGAAGAAAATCTGGAACTGTTTCAACGGATGCGTTGTGGTGAATTTAAAGATGGTCATTGCACCCTGCGAGCGAAAATTGATATGTCGTCTGGGAATTTGAACATGCGTGACCCGGTGATGTATCGGATTCTTCATGTCCAACATCCCCGCACTTCCCAGAAATGGTGTATCTATCCCACTTATGATTTCGCTCATGGTCAATCAGATTCTATTGAAGGAATTACTCATTCTATTTGCACACTGGAATTTGAAGACCATCGACCATTGTATGATTGGTTTCTTGATGAATTAAATATCCATCATTCCCAGCAAATTGAATTTGCTCGTTTAAATCTTAGTTATACTGTGATGAGTAAGCGGAAACTACTTGAACTGGTAGAAGGAAAATATGTTACGGGTTGGGATGACCCACGAATGCCAACAATTGCAGGATTGCGAAGGCGAGGCTATACAAAAGAAGCAATACTCAATTTCTGTGAACGCATTGGCGTAGCCAAAGGTAATAGCATGGTTGATATATCGCTGTTGGAACATTGTATTCGTGAAGATTTGAATAAATGTGCACCTCGTGTTATGGCTGTTTTACAACCACTTCGAGTAGTCATAACTAACTATCCACAAGACAAGGTAGAAGAATTGGATGCTGAAAATAATCCTGAGGATGCCAGTATGGGTTCTCGTAAAATTCCTTTTTCTCAAGTGCTCTATATTGAAGAAGATGATTTTCGAGAAAATCCACCAAAGGAATTTTTTCGATTATCTCCGGGGCGTGAAGTTCGTTTGAAACATGCCTATTATATCAAATGTGTAGATGTGATTAAAGATGTAAGCGGTAAAATAGTTGAGTTACACGCAGTTTATGACCCAGAAACGCATGGTGGGTGGTCACAAGACAAACGGAAGGTTATGGGCACATTACATTGGGTTTCGGCGGCTCACAGTATTGACGCTGAAGTGCGACTGTATGACCGTTTATTCCTGAAATCCAATCCAGATGAAACAGAAGATGTTGATTTCAAAACGAATTTAAACCCAAATTCATTACAAATATTAACTGGCTGTAAAGTTGAACCTACTTTATTTGATGCTCCACCCGAAAATCATTATCAGTTTTTAAGGCAGGGATATTTCTGCGTTGACGCTGATTCTTCCAATGAAAAAATGATATTCAATCGCACTGTCTCGCTGCGAGATTCCTGGGCTAAAATTGAAAAAAAACTGTAA
- a CDS encoding glycosyltransferase family 4 protein, with protein MMKVCLLSSVHQPFDVRIFHKEAKSLAKVGYGVILIAQSDREETVDGIKIIPLPKPKNRLERMGLLTFRCLIKALKQKANVYHFHDPELLFVGLLLKLMTKAKIIYDVHEDYAKQILSKPYLPEWTRYSIAWLVNKVEKVISRTFDAIVTATDDISNNFSYHKRIVAVRNFPVLSNFSLLNKTDNSTIFNLIYVGGLVEIRGISQVIQSLEYIQKEVKLILCGKFYPANYEEQVRSLKGFEKVEYQGWVRPQDIPAKMAQAEVGIVCFLPEPNHINALPNKLFEYLSCGLPVIASDFPLWKEIIEGNHCGICVNPLNPREIAQAIEYLMEHPDEAKQMGKSGRKAVEERYNWELEKERLIGLYKKLW; from the coding sequence ATGATGAAAGTCTGTCTACTTTCAAGTGTCCATCAACCTTTTGATGTCCGGATATTTCATAAAGAGGCAAAAAGTCTGGCGAAGGTGGGATATGGTGTCATCCTCATTGCTCAAAGCGATAGAGAAGAAACTGTTGACGGGATAAAAATTATCCCCTTACCAAAACCAAAAAACAGACTGGAAAGGATGGGCTTGCTTACCTTCAGGTGTTTGATTAAAGCACTGAAACAAAAAGCCAATGTTTATCACTTCCATGACCCGGAATTGTTGTTTGTTGGGCTACTGTTGAAATTGATGACTAAGGCTAAAATTATTTACGATGTCCATGAAGATTATGCAAAACAAATACTTTCCAAACCATACCTCCCTGAATGGACAAGATACTCTATTGCCTGGCTGGTTAACAAAGTAGAGAAGGTTATCTCAAGGACTTTTGATGCTATTGTCACAGCAACAGATGATATATCTAATAATTTCTCTTACCATAAAAGGATTGTAGCAGTGCGAAATTTTCCAGTATTATCTAATTTTTCGCTATTGAATAAAACCGATAATAGCACCATTTTTAACCTTATTTATGTCGGTGGTCTGGTAGAAATTCGTGGAATTTCGCAGGTCATTCAGTCATTAGAGTATATCCAGAAAGAGGTAAAACTTATTCTCTGTGGTAAATTTTATCCTGCTAACTATGAAGAGCAGGTCAGAAGTCTGAAAGGCTTTGAAAAGGTAGAATATCAGGGCTGGGTTAGACCACAGGATATTCCCGCAAAAATGGCTCAAGCCGAGGTTGGCATTGTGTGCTTTTTGCCAGAGCCAAATCATATAAATGCTCTGCCTAATAAACTCTTTGAATACCTGTCTTGTGGGCTTCCTGTTATTGCCTCTGATTTCCCTTTATGGAAGGAAATAATTGAGGGTAATCATTGTGGTATTTGTGTGAACCCATTAAATCCCAGAGAGATCGCTCAGGCTATTGAATACCTTATGGAGCATCCAGATGAGGCAAAACAAATGGGTAAAAGTGGCAGAAAGGCAGTTGAAGAAAGGTATAACTGGGAATTAGAGAAAGAAAGATTAATCGGACTTTATAAGAAGTTATGGTAA